One genomic segment of Acinetobacter sp. C26M includes these proteins:
- the tssE gene encoding type VI secretion system baseplate subunit TssE, with protein sequence MNLDHLYPYGFRSTLFDRLVPEQEDYLRGMSIQQLRESVARDLEDLLNSRIAQFDRDMDEFPLAKKSILQFGIIDFVGLSTANPLDRDKICQSIEQSIAAHEPRLRQIKVEMLLDGHNMGSLCLSIQAYLNIHPLYEPVFFDALLKPTTQQYVISART encoded by the coding sequence ATGAATTTAGATCATCTATATCCATATGGATTCAGATCAACATTATTTGATCGTTTAGTACCTGAGCAAGAAGATTATTTAAGAGGGATGTCTATTCAACAATTGCGAGAGTCAGTTGCTCGTGATTTGGAAGACTTGCTGAATAGTCGAATTGCACAGTTTGACCGAGATATGGATGAATTTCCATTGGCAAAAAAATCGATTTTGCAGTTTGGGATTATTGATTTTGTCGGCTTATCTACAGCCAATCCGCTCGATCGAGACAAGATTTGCCAATCGATTGAACAGTCTATTGCAGCACATGAACCAAGATTAAGACAGATCAAAGTTGAGATGCTCTTGGATGGTCATAATATGGGATCACTTTGTTTAAGTATTCAGGCCTACTTAAATATTCATCCACTCTATGAACCTGTTTTTTTTGACGCTTTACTCAAACCAACAACACAACAATATGTTATTTCTGCCAGAACTTAG
- a CDS encoding type VI secretion system tube protein Hcp, whose protein sequence is MKDIYVEFRGKYKVDGESRDSEHKGWLEVNSWSHNIRQPKSATSSSVGGHTAERVEHSDMIFVKDLDATSPKLWEACSAGYTFDEVQIDYYRANGDKRIKYLQIKLKHVLVSSVTPTVNEEGVPTETFGLKYAAVEWTYNQQDINGTAKGAVTKKWSLSNNTASYAA, encoded by the coding sequence ATGAAAGATATATATGTTGAGTTTCGTGGTAAGTACAAGGTAGACGGAGAATCTCGCGATTCTGAACACAAAGGTTGGCTTGAAGTTAATTCTTGGTCACATAACATTCGTCAACCTAAATCTGCGACTTCAAGTAGCGTTGGTGGTCATACCGCTGAACGTGTTGAACACTCAGACATGATCTTCGTTAAAGATTTGGATGCAACTAGTCCTAAACTTTGGGAAGCTTGTTCTGCGGGTTATACATTTGACGAAGTACAAATCGATTATTACCGTGCAAATGGTGACAAGCGTATCAAGTACTTACAAATCAAATTGAAACACGTTCTTGTTTCTAGCGTAACACCAACTGTAAATGAAGAAGGTGTTCCGACAGAAACATTTGGTTTGAAATACGCTGCTGTTGAGTGGACTTATAACCAACAAGACATTAACGGTACTGCGAAAGGTGCTGTTACTAAGAAATGGTCACTTTCTAACAACACAGCTTCATACGCTGCGTAA
- the tssC gene encoding type VI secretion system contractile sheath large subunit has product MSNLQAAAAASVEAESANLLDSIVEQSRIARNDDEHVRAKSLIGELAKEVMAGTITVSENMTLSIDKRIAEIDALISNQLSEIMHHEQFQTIESTWRGLYYFCQETPSNSMIKIRMLNTTKKELVKDFQGATDFDQSTLFKKIYEEEYGSFGGAPYAALIGDFEFDRTPSDMYLLEQISHVAAAAHAPFVSAASPSILGLESFTDIDRPRDVSKIFETAEYVQWRSFRDSEDSRYVALTMPHVLGRLPYHPKEGTATEGFNFVEDVSGENHDDYLWMNAAYAFGTRLTNAFDMHGWCAAIRGVEGGGLVEGLPVHTFKTSDGEVVFKCPTEIAITDRREKELSDLGFIPLVHCKNTDYAAFFGAQSAQKPKKYDSDTANANSALSSQIQYIMAVSRIAHYLKAMMRDKVGSFASAGNVEAFLNEWLSQYVLLDDGASQEAKAQYPLREASVKVVEDPAQPGHYKSVVFLRPHFQLDELSVSLRLVTELPQSSN; this is encoded by the coding sequence ATGAGTAATTTACAAGCAGCCGCTGCGGCAAGTGTTGAAGCTGAATCAGCAAATTTGTTGGATTCAATTGTTGAGCAAAGTCGTATAGCGCGTAATGATGATGAGCATGTTCGTGCAAAAAGCTTAATTGGTGAATTGGCGAAAGAAGTCATGGCAGGAACCATTACGGTTTCTGAAAATATGACCTTGTCGATTGATAAGCGTATTGCGGAAATTGATGCACTAATTTCAAATCAATTGAGTGAAATTATGCACCATGAACAATTCCAAACAATCGAATCGACATGGCGCGGTCTTTATTATTTCTGTCAAGAAACGCCATCTAACTCAATGATTAAAATTCGTATGTTGAATACGACTAAAAAAGAGTTGGTAAAAGACTTCCAAGGCGCAACCGATTTTGATCAAAGCACCTTGTTTAAAAAGATTTATGAAGAAGAATATGGCTCATTTGGTGGCGCACCTTATGCAGCGTTGATTGGTGATTTCGAGTTTGATCGTACACCGTCAGATATGTATTTATTGGAACAGATCTCTCATGTTGCTGCAGCAGCACATGCACCATTTGTTTCAGCAGCAAGTCCAAGCATTTTAGGTCTTGAATCTTTTACAGATATTGATCGTCCACGTGATGTTTCAAAGATTTTCGAAACAGCTGAATACGTGCAATGGCGTTCTTTCCGTGACAGCGAAGACTCTCGTTATGTTGCCTTGACTATGCCGCATGTTTTAGGTCGTTTGCCATACCATCCAAAAGAGGGTACTGCGACTGAAGGCTTTAATTTCGTTGAAGATGTTTCTGGTGAAAACCACGATGATTATTTGTGGATGAATGCCGCGTATGCCTTTGGAACACGTTTAACCAACGCATTTGATATGCATGGTTGGTGTGCTGCGATTCGTGGGGTTGAGGGCGGTGGTTTAGTTGAAGGCTTACCGGTTCACACCTTTAAAACTTCAGATGGTGAAGTTGTATTTAAGTGCCCAACTGAAATTGCAATTACTGACCGTCGTGAAAAAGAACTCAGCGATCTTGGTTTTATCCCATTAGTTCATTGTAAAAATACTGATTATGCAGCTTTCTTTGGTGCGCAATCTGCACAAAAACCAAAGAAATATGACAGTGATACGGCGAATGCAAACTCTGCACTTTCAAGCCAAATCCAATACATCATGGCGGTATCGCGCATTGCACATTACTTAAAAGCAATGATGCGTGACAAAGTGGGAAGTTTTGCATCTGCAGGTAATGTTGAAGCCTTTTTAAATGAATGGCTCTCTCAATACGTCTTGCTAGATGATGGTGCATCTCAAGAAGCAAAAGCACAATATCCGCTTCGCGAGGCATCTGTAAAAGTTGTAGAAGATCCAGCTCAACCGGGTCACTACAAGTCTGTGGTTTTCTTAAGACCACATTTCCAGCTGGATGAGTTGTCTGTTTCTTTACGACTCGTGACTGAACTACCTCAGTCCTCAAATTAA